CCCATCAGAAGATTAAACTTCTGATCCGTTCCCCCTAATTCAATATCGCTTTGGAGAGCCACGGAATCCATGCCCTGCATCAGCGGGTAAAAGAACTCATGGATGCTGATCGGCAATCCGTTTTGGTACCTTTTTGTAAAATCATCCCGTTCCAACATACGGGCAACCGTTACTTTGGCCGACAGGGTTACTACATCAGCAAAAGACATTGGCCCTAACCATTCGGAATTGTAAAATACCTTTGTTTTTTCAGGATCGAGAATTTTAAAAATTTGTTCCTTGTATGTTTGGGCATTGCGCTGTACATCTTCCTCAGTCAGTTGCTTACGAGTCTCCGATTTACCTGTCGGATCACCAATTCTGCCTGTAAAATCTCCGATAATCAGTTGTACTTGATGGCCTAATTCCTGGAACTGGCGCAGTTTGTGCATAACAACCGTATGTCCGATGTGAATGTCGGGAGCAGATGGATCAAGGCCCAGCTTAATTTTGAGCGGCTCGCCGCTAACGACCGATTTGATCACCTTACGCTTCAGCTCATCCTCCGGTACAATTTCCGCTACACCCCGCTGTATCACCTCTAGCTGTCGTTCTACCTCTACCTGTTGCTCCGGCTTCAATTCTTCCCACTTCATCCTGTATACCCCCTATTTTTCATCCAAAATATTACATATTAGACAAACCAAAAAGCCCCTTTCATCCCAAGGGACGAGAAGGAGCTGCTCGCGTTACCACCCTAATTAAAGAAACGCATGTCAAAGACAGACATTTCTTTCACTTCATTCCTATAACGGGCCTACACCCGGTACTGGATTACTATGGTGCTTCGCAAACCTGCAAAAGCTTTCCATTCATCCAGACAGCTCCAGACGGTAATTCAAAGGAGGGACGCTACCGATTCACACCACCCATCGGCTCTCTGTACAACGTGAATCCGCCTTCTACTGAAGTCTTTCTCTGCTTTTCACGATATTTACTTTGACCTATTTATAACACACTGCTTTTATGTAGTCAACGACACCAAAAGACAGGCTTTTTAGCATATGGGTTCATTTTGTAATTTTATGCTATAATAATGGCTGTTATAAAGGAGGAAGACTTAATGGTTGAAGAAAAAAACAATGTATCAGAGCCAAAGCCTTCCCGCTTGCGGACAACCATGCGAAGGCTCGGCCGTGTCATAAAGTGGGTCGTCATCATCGGTTTTATGGGGGCACTATTTGCAGGAGGAGCGGCCGCCGGCTATGTTGCTTCTATTGTAAAAAGCGAACCCGTGCGTTCCAGATCCATGATCCTACAGGAAGTAGATAAGAATGCAATTACAGGCTTCGCTTATTTCAATGATGGCTCTCCCATCGGACAACTCCGGACAGAAGAAGATCGAAGACCTGTCACGTTTAAGGAGATTCCACAACTCGTCATTGACGCAGTCATTGCCATTGAAGATAATCATTTTTACGAGCATAAAGGTGTCGATCTATCGGGAACACTGCGTGCTGTGAAGCAAAAGGCGCTGCATGAATCCGTACAAACCGGGGGTAGTACCCTCACCCAGCAGCTTGCGCGTCGTGTCTTTCTAAATCTCGATCGCACAGATGATCGCAAGGTCAAAGAAATTTTGCTGTCTCTGCGCCTTGAGCGCTTCCTAAGCAAGCAACAAATTATTACGGCCTATCTTAATAAAGTACCTTTTGGTAACGGTTCAAGCGGTTACAACGTCTTTGGCATTAAAGCAGCGGCCAAAGGTATTTTTAATGAGAATGATCTGAACGAGCTTAATATAGCCCAGGCTGCCTATCTGGCAGGTTTGCCACAGCTTCCTTCTTCCTATTCTGCTTACAACGGTAAGGGTGAGTTTAATGAAGCTGGCTTTAAAAGAGCCATCAACCGCCAGCACCTGGTGCTCAGTCGAATGCTGGAGGAGAACAAAATCAATAAAGCACAGTATGATGAAGCGATGGCTTTTGATATCAAAAAATCTCTCGCACCACGTACTGTTAAGGCTTATAACACCTATCCATATCTTATGATAGAAACAGAACGACAAGCTGCGCAGGCACTCATGTCTGTCACCAATCCGGGTCAAGCAGCTAATGCCAGTGCAGATGCCAAAACCAAGGACGATAATGATTTGCTCAAAGAAGCTGAACAGCAGCTTCGCACAGGCGGTTATATGGTGTACACCACCATTGATAAGAGCGTATACAAATCTATGCGTCAAATTGCAGAAAATAAGAATAACTTCTCTGCCACTAGTAAAACCAAGGGTGACGAACAAGCAGCGGCTATTCTGATTCAGCATAAAACAGGCGCCATTCTTGGAATGATGGAAGGTCGGGACTTCCAAAAGGAGCAGATGAATTATGCCACCCAGATGGTTCGTCAGCCGGGTTCGGCAATGAAACCGATTGCTGCCTATCTCCCTGCATTGGACAGCGGTCTTGTGCAGCCTGGTAGTATCGTGGATGATGCCCCTATTATTTTGAAAGATGGCAGTAATGGGTATCACATTCCGAAAAATTCTAACAACCGCTATCAAGGATTGGTCACGGCGCGTTATGCACTGAATCAATCGCTCAATACGGTAGCACTCAAGCTGTTTAACGAAAAAGTAGGGATCAGCAAAGCCTGGGCTTTTGCCAAGAAGCTGGGCATCACCACCTTGCAACCCAGTGATAACAACGCCCAAACGGGTGTACTTGGCGGCTTGGCCCATGGGGTGACCGTCGAGGAGCTTACGAATGCATATGGAGCCATTCCAAATGGCGGTGTGTTTAATGACGCCTATATGATCGAAAAGATTGTGGATTCGCAAGGCAATATTATATACAAGCATCAGCCTAATCCTGTGCAGGCCTTCTCACCGCAAACCGCCTACCTGATGACAGATATGTTGCGTACAGCCGTGTCTGAGGGCACAGGCAGACTGGTGAAGCGGAACTTTGATCAATCCGGTAAGATTCCGATTGCCGGCAAGACAGGCACTACGCAATCCTACACTGATGTTTGGTTCGAGGGCTTTACGCCTGACGTCACACTGGGTGTATGGGTTGGTTACAAGCAACCTGTCAATAAGCTTGAAACGAAAGTCCAAAAAGAGCGGGCTCGCCGCTTATGGGCTCTAATCATGAATGAAGTAACAACTAAAGATGCTCAGCTGTTCCAAACGGACAGCTTCAAGAGACCTGACGGCATTGTAAGCCGTACAGCATCCGCGTATGGTTCGGACATTTATAACAGTAAGTATCCACCTAAAAACAGTGAAAATGGTGTGAGTCGTGCGAAATATATTACCTACCAAGGTGTGAATTATATTCCACGCGATGGTACACCGGATGATATGTTATATGAACGGACCGTTAGGAAACGGGAAAAGTCAATCTCAGAATTGATTAAAGAGCTTCAGCAAGCCTTTAAGGTGATGAGACGACATAATTCGTTGTCCTACTATCTGCCTCAGGATGCAGATAAGGAAGCTCCTACTCAGATTGATCCACGCAAGGACGATGGAGCAGCTCCTAACGCTCCATCTAGCGTCAACGTAAGCTATAGTGATGGTAAAGCCATAATCAGCTTTAGCCCAAGCGGAAACAGCGACGTCGTAGGATACCGTCTGTATCGTTCTACAGATGGGGGGAGCTTCCAACGGCTTGGCAAGGTCGTTATGGCTGACAGCTCCAAGGTGTTCTCTGACAGCCCTGGGGGCAGCAGCTCTAGCTACTACGTGACCGCCGTTGATGTGGGCGGCCATGAGTCCGGTCCAAGCACGAAAGCAAGCGCAACACCTGTAGTGCCACCTGCAGATTCTGAGTCTCCAGACGTTCCGGGCGAGGGAGATGGAACAGGTGAGCAGCCTACAGAGGTCCCTACTGCCCCTGGACAGCCTCAAGCTAAAGCCGCAGGCTCATCCGTAGCGCTCCAATGGAGCGCAGGTAAGTCGGCGGACGCTATTACAGGCTATAACGTGTATTACAGCGAAAGCGGTGCGGAGCCTTTTACAAATATAGGCTCTACCGCATCTACCAGCTTTGAATATAAGTCGAAGAAAAAGCCAAAAGGCTGGTTTCGTGTCACTTCCATGAATGCCATGGGGGAATCGGCTCCTTCTGGAGCCGTCCGTCCATAACTGAAGACAAGAGTAGAAAGTGATAGGAGTCCCCTTAGCCATTAAGGCTTTGGAGACTCCTTTTTTTAATTCTAATATACACTGTACTTCAATCCTCTATGGTAGATAAGTCACCTGTAGGAAGGTTAAGCTCCCAGGCTTTCAACACGCGTCTCATAATTTTACCAGAGCGGGTTTTGGGTAACCTTTCCTTAAATTCAATTTCGCGTGGAGCAGCATGGGCAGACAGCCCTTCCTTAACGAAGCGATAGATGTCCTGCTGTAAAGCTTCAGACGGTGCATAGCCTTCACGCAGTGAAACAAAAGCTTTGATAATCTCTCCCCGCACGGTATCTGGTTTTCCAATGACTCCGGCTTCCGCTACAGCAGGATGCTCCAGAAGCTTGCTTTCCACCTCAAAAGGGCCGATTCGCTCTCCAGAGGAGTTAATGACATCATCAATCCTACCCTGAAACCAGAAATATCCGTCCTCATCCATGTAAGCCGAATCACCCGATACATACCAACCGGGAAAGCGGAAATATTCCTGAAACTTGTTCGGATTGTTCCATATACGATTCATCATGGATGGCCATGGTGTACGGATCGCCAAGTGACCCATCCGGTTAGGAGGCAACACCTGCCCTCTGTCGTCCAAAATAGCAGCTTGAATACCTGGGAGTGGCTTTCCCATCGAACCCGGCTTAATCGGCAGCTCAGGGTAATTACAGATCAACTGTGCGCCTGTTTCCGTCATCCACCAAGTATCATGAATGCGCTGTGTATATACTTGCCATCCCCATCGCACCACTTCGGGATTCAGCGGTTCCCCAACGGATAATACATGCCGCAGACTGCTGAGATCATATTTGGAAACAACCTGCTCCCCTGCGCTCATCAGCATCCGAAACGCTGTAGGAGCACTATACCATATGGTCACTTCGTGACGCTCAATCGTACGGTACCAGTCTTCCGGGCTGAAACGCCCCCCACGAATGACATTCGTCGCTCCATTTAGCCATGGAGCAAAAATACCGTATGACGTTCCCGTGACCCAGCCAGGATCAGCAGTACACCAATACACATCATCTTCCCGCAAATCCAGCACCATTTTGCCAGTATAGTAATGCTGAATCATTGCATTTTGCACATGATACACGCCTTTGGGCTTGCCTGTTGAGCCTGATGTATAGTGAATAATTAATCCATCTTCACGATCCAACCATTCAGGCTCAAGTTCCTCTGAGGACGTAAGCATTTCTGTCTCAAAATCGATAATTCCCTGCTCGCGTTCATCCATATCACCAACCACAAAAATATGCCGTAGCTCAGGAAGCTCCTCACGTTTTACCCGTGACAGAAGCGCAGGTGTGGTCACTAATGCAACTGCCCCACTATCCTCCAATCGATCCTTAACCGCAGTTTCCATAAACGCCTCAAACAATGGACCGACAACAGCCCCTACCTTTAGAACACCAAGTAAACTAATAACCAGCTCAGGTGAACGTGGCATGAAAATAAACACCCGCTCCCCTTTACCAATACCGTATTTGCGCAGCACATTTCCGAACCTGTTAGAGCTAGCACGAAGCTGAGAGAAGGTGTAGGTTTCATGACGGTTTGCGTCACAATACAATAGTGCCGCTTTCTCACCCCGTCCTTCCTGTACATGTCGATCAATGGCTTCATGTGCCATATTTACCTTGCCTGTTTCATACCACGTAAAATGACGCTCTGCATCCTCCCACTGAAAGTTGTTGTAAGCTTGTTCATACGGGCCCATGTTGGATGTGGGAACTACAGTCTGGAGTTCTTCAATCTTCATGCGTTCAGCCTCCTCACAATGGATTAATGAGAAACACGCAGGACAAGATAACGCTTACAAAAATCAATAAAGCAGATAGATTCCTTTGGTTTACTGGTTGATTTAAATTGTGAACATTTTATGTCTAAAACAGTATATCATAGGTCACGATGTGACGACCATCCTTTTCATTTAATTGTTTTTTTGCTATAAGTATGGGATATGAGGAACGAGCTCATGGCGAACAAGGAGGGCGTACGTATGCAGCATTTAAAACTGTACCACTCGGATACGCTGGATCATAACGGACAAACAATCTATGTAGAAGGCCCCGTATCTGCGGATCAACTGCGTTCATTTCAAATGCACAAGCAATTAGATGCCTTTCGCAAACCAAGGGAGCAATTCGACGCGTTGGTGGATATTTCGGAACTGCCAGAAGGC
The Paenibacillus peoriae DNA segment above includes these coding regions:
- the tyrS gene encoding tyrosine--tRNA ligase; its protein translation is MKWEELKPEQQVEVERQLEVIQRGVAEIVPEDELKRKVIKSVVSGEPLKIKLGLDPSAPDIHIGHTVVMHKLRQFQELGHQVQLIIGDFTGRIGDPTGKSETRKQLTEEDVQRNAQTYKEQIFKILDPEKTKVFYNSEWLGPMSFADVVTLSAKVTVARMLERDDFTKRYQNGLPISIHEFFYPLMQGMDSVALQSDIELGGTDQKFNLLMGRTLQKEYGVEPQATITLPLLEGLDGVQKMSKSLGNYIGVDEEPNEIYGKSMSVPDELMLKYFELATDINNEELAELAKGVKDGSVHPRDAKMKLAGTLVRMYHGEEAEEAAKQHFVTVFQQRALPDDIEEFTLTADQLEEGGIRVIQLLTHLGFAASNGEAKRSIQQGSVKINEEKWTDVNEAYTPKEGDIVQVGKRKFAKIKLG
- a CDS encoding penicillin-binding protein 1A — protein: MVEEKNNVSEPKPSRLRTTMRRLGRVIKWVVIIGFMGALFAGGAAAGYVASIVKSEPVRSRSMILQEVDKNAITGFAYFNDGSPIGQLRTEEDRRPVTFKEIPQLVIDAVIAIEDNHFYEHKGVDLSGTLRAVKQKALHESVQTGGSTLTQQLARRVFLNLDRTDDRKVKEILLSLRLERFLSKQQIITAYLNKVPFGNGSSGYNVFGIKAAAKGIFNENDLNELNIAQAAYLAGLPQLPSSYSAYNGKGEFNEAGFKRAINRQHLVLSRMLEENKINKAQYDEAMAFDIKKSLAPRTVKAYNTYPYLMIETERQAAQALMSVTNPGQAANASADAKTKDDNDLLKEAEQQLRTGGYMVYTTIDKSVYKSMRQIAENKNNFSATSKTKGDEQAAAILIQHKTGAILGMMEGRDFQKEQMNYATQMVRQPGSAMKPIAAYLPALDSGLVQPGSIVDDAPIILKDGSNGYHIPKNSNNRYQGLVTARYALNQSLNTVALKLFNEKVGISKAWAFAKKLGITTLQPSDNNAQTGVLGGLAHGVTVEELTNAYGAIPNGGVFNDAYMIEKIVDSQGNIIYKHQPNPVQAFSPQTAYLMTDMLRTAVSEGTGRLVKRNFDQSGKIPIAGKTGTTQSYTDVWFEGFTPDVTLGVWVGYKQPVNKLETKVQKERARRLWALIMNEVTTKDAQLFQTDSFKRPDGIVSRTASAYGSDIYNSKYPPKNSENGVSRAKYITYQGVNYIPRDGTPDDMLYERTVRKREKSISELIKELQQAFKVMRRHNSLSYYLPQDADKEAPTQIDPRKDDGAAPNAPSSVNVSYSDGKAIISFSPSGNSDVVGYRLYRSTDGGSFQRLGKVVMADSSKVFSDSPGGSSSSYYVTAVDVGGHESGPSTKASATPVVPPADSESPDVPGEGDGTGEQPTEVPTAPGQPQAKAAGSSVALQWSAGKSADAITGYNVYYSESGAEPFTNIGSTASTSFEYKSKKKPKGWFRVTSMNAMGESAPSGAVRP
- the acsA gene encoding acetate--CoA ligase, whose product is MKIEELQTVVPTSNMGPYEQAYNNFQWEDAERHFTWYETGKVNMAHEAIDRHVQEGRGEKAALLYCDANRHETYTFSQLRASSNRFGNVLRKYGIGKGERVFIFMPRSPELVISLLGVLKVGAVVGPLFEAFMETAVKDRLEDSGAVALVTTPALLSRVKREELPELRHIFVVGDMDEREQGIIDFETEMLTSSEELEPEWLDREDGLIIHYTSGSTGKPKGVYHVQNAMIQHYYTGKMVLDLREDDVYWCTADPGWVTGTSYGIFAPWLNGATNVIRGGRFSPEDWYRTIERHEVTIWYSAPTAFRMLMSAGEQVVSKYDLSSLRHVLSVGEPLNPEVVRWGWQVYTQRIHDTWWMTETGAQLICNYPELPIKPGSMGKPLPGIQAAILDDRGQVLPPNRMGHLAIRTPWPSMMNRIWNNPNKFQEYFRFPGWYVSGDSAYMDEDGYFWFQGRIDDVINSSGERIGPFEVESKLLEHPAVAEAGVIGKPDTVRGEIIKAFVSLREGYAPSEALQQDIYRFVKEGLSAHAAPREIEFKERLPKTRSGKIMRRVLKAWELNLPTGDLSTIED